A stretch of DNA from Triticum dicoccoides isolate Atlit2015 ecotype Zavitan chromosome 2A, WEW_v2.0, whole genome shotgun sequence:
CATCCCAGTCGGGCAGGGCAGGAAGGAACTGGATGCGATATGGCACGCCCTCGTCGCTGGCCCCCTCGAATCCGTCCAGCTGACCCTGCGCGAGATCCTGGCCGCCGGCAACCTGTTCCGCTGCCGCAGCTTCCACGTCGGCACCCTCTCAGGTATGAAAGGAAAGCAAAATGTAGGATCGAGAATGTTATTTACTAGCAATGGATGTTATCACAGTGTTGCTTCTTCTAGTACAATATGTTTTAGTCTAGACCACACTCCTGCATTCAGGAAATTGTATGCTCTGCTTGATTTGTGTGTGTAGTATGAACTGATAATGCAACATCAGTAGATGCGCTGAAGTAATATGGCCTATGAGTTGCTCAAGATGTTGCTGTCGGTTCATGCAGGTGCTTTGCTGGTCGTTGCTGGGGTTTTCCAACTCTGCAAAACGATACCTACCCTTTTTGTGGACATCGTTCTTGGGTCTGTGTTCTACAAGCTAAGTGTTTTATCTGCGCAGCTGCAAAGGGATGGCAGGTCATTTAGCATATGTGCACGGATACAGCTAGGTGAGTTAAAGGCTTCAGTTTACCATACCGTTTTTCTTTTTGCGAGCTACTATTATTTCTCCAGATATGCAGTAACTAGCAATGGATAAAATCCATGGTTTGGCTATGTATTTGATTTGTAGTCAGTTTTCTGTGGTAGTTTTGCACTTATGCTGATATGATATTTTTCCTTGTTTCTTTTCGCTGCAGTCCTTCTGCTTGTTTTGTCTTTCAAGGATAACGGTGCTTCTCAGGTATAATATTTCCACCAATATGGCTTGACACACTTCAGATACTCTTGAGGAAGTTTATGCAGTTATATGCTTCAGTAATTAATGTTTGTATGTTTTTCTTTTCTGATGATAGGGCTTCTACCGCTTTCTTGTGGAATCAATCTGGTAAGTTTTTAAGACTTTGATTATCTAGAGAAAAATATCAATTTCTTGATGCTTCATATTTGAGTCGTGATTCTTAGTATGCTTCCCAATTGATGCATGATTGGTATACCTCTGATCCATTAATCAATGCCTTTTCTCCTGTTCTGTAATATAATTAATCAATTGCATTGAAATTGTAACAAGGTGCATGCACCTTTTATCTGCTTAAGTTTCATACTTTCTTGAGGCCAATCTGAAAAACAGTGTAGTGTTGCAAACCTCTGACATTCACCACCGAAGGTACATATACGTTTTGAAAACGAGTGGTGTATTTAGAGAATAAATTGAGTTCGATACAATGGATAAGTGATAGCTGCCACCCAAAGCGGAATATGAAGGCTGTTTCATATGAGGACCTTCACTGGTCTGCACACATATTTTTTTTCACGAGGAACCATCGTGTACAAATGTACAGAAAGGTCTCATGTGTGAGACCGTACTCCTCTATTGCATTCCAATATTTCTTATGGACTTCAGTTCTACAGTACCTTCTTTACCACTTTTGGCTTGGATTGAGGAGGCGTGGGTGTTAAAATTCTTCCTAGAAATTTAGTGTATGCTAGGTAGGTAGAATGCATTTGGAACATCCTGTAGAGCACACCAGTTGTTGCCTCTGTCCAATGAACTGGGTGTTTTGCTGAATCCAGGCACATGGAGAATAAATTTAGTTTTAGTCTTTTAGACAATGTCTAAGTGATAGCTAACCTCCAATGCAAATATGAAGGGGTTTTCATGGAATGTATGATTATATGTGCATTGTGGGAAAAAAGCACATAATTTTTGTTATATAACTTGTCGTTTTTTTCCACACAAGACATGCACCCAGAATTATAtgttttcatgattttttttgtaCATATACGAAAATTAACATGCACGAATTCACATATGTACAGCTTACTAAAGCCTACTCTTAAGAGTGCACTCATCTTTACCTTTCGGGTGTTTCTTATTGTTTTGGTACCTAGATACAGTACTTCCTTAGCTTGTATTGAGGGGGCATGGATGCAGTGGCAGAGGCAGGGGGACTGGCAGGGGCCGTGCCCCCCCACCCCCATGCTCTCACATATGCATGCCACTGCGTGGGTGTTAAGTTGAAATTTAGTGTATGTTAGGTAGACATGCATTTTGAACATCTTCTGGAGCATTAGCTGTTGTTTCTGTCCAATGAATTGTGTCTTTTGCTGAGAAGAGACATGCATTTGATCACTGACATAACTAGTGTAGCTACTGAACACTGGCGGAGCTAGACAAGATGTTTTGGGGGGGCTAAGCATAACATAAGGATGTTTGGAGGGGCCAGAAAACTATATTATCTTAATTTAACCCCTCTCAAAAAAAATCCCTGTGTATTTTTCTCAAGGCTGGGGGGGCCATGGCACCTGCAGGAAGCAACATAGCTCCGCCGCTGCTACTGAATTTGGTAGTGTGGGTAGGATCTACTGGAATTTTTTGAGCAAGACACTCCTCCGCCTtcagcaaagggttgatctcacataaagcaaaacatttTTCGTTTTCTCTTTTATTTCTGCCTTGCATGCCTGTCAGCCTGTGACATTCCCGTTTGCTTCGGCCCTATGTAATCATGAACATCTGTTGATCTCAGGTTGCCCAACATTTACGTGTATCTCATAATGGCCTACGATGCGACCGTCGGCGTGAAGCATGGCAGACTGGAGTGGCTTGGGGTCTATAGAATGGTGCGAACGAAGGGTGGCCTGATGAAGGTGCTGAAGCATACCTTTCTTGACATCTTCGGAGGGAACAAGAAGCCAGTCTCGATAAAAAGAAGGAACAGAAAGGGCCAGTAAGGGGGGATGCAAATATGGTGCTCACTTGTGTCATCTGGTGGCAATTATTAGTAGAATCACTTACCGTATctaggcatatatatatatatatatatatagttggtTAAGCTGGTAGGCTCAGTGTGTTATTCACACCGTATCGTATGCTTGTGGTGTGGCTGCGCACTGAAGAAGATAGCCTGTTCTGCGTTTGGATGGAACGCTGGAGTTACCTTTTGCTGGTACAATTTCAGCGAAGTCGGTGAACTGGATCGTGTTTATGTCGAACTGAAGATAGGCTGTTCTTCTTTGGTTGTAGCAGAAAGTCAGGGGGTTAAGTGCAAAAAGAGTTGACAGTGATCGGTTAAGATGGGCCTGAAACTAGAAAATATGCCAGGATTATCAAAGGACTTCCCAATCATCCgtgcccttttatttatttatttattgttgaCCAAGTCcacacttttgacatccatcatacTGCATCCATGGCGCCGACGGACGCAGCGTGGTGCTCAAACGGCGATGCTGTTGGGAATTCCGCCGACGTGTGGCACCGCAGGGTCGGCCCTCGGCGCGAGGAGCGTGTAGGGCACCTCCACGGGCCCGTTCCGGTTCCGCAGCGCGCCGTCGGCGTTCCGCTTCTTGACGGCCTCCgcgacggcgtccagcttcgcgttGAACTCGAGCAGCGCCTTGGCTGCCCGCTGCTCGCTCGTCCACCGTGCCGTGTCCGGCCGCTCTCCCATGAGCGGCTCCCCCGGCTTCACCGGCGGGCTCATGGTGAGCGCCATGAGGCCGAACGCCTCGTTCTTCGGGGTGATGTGGCCGAGGAACTCCGCCTCGGTCACGGCCGCCCCGGCGCCGGCCGGCATCTCCCCGGAGGTGACGGTGGGGCGGTTGGGGACGAAGCCGTTGTACGCGTACTGCCCGAAGCTGACGGCGGAATGGTAGGCGGAGCCGAGCCAGATGATGGTGGCGCAGGTCTCCACGAGGTCGCCGACGCTGTCCATCGCCGGCCACCACGGCGCGTCGCTCAGGTCGCCGTGGCCCACGTTGCGCACCTCGCTCCACCACGCCTGCAGCTCGCTGTCGCCCGCGACGGCGCCGTCGCCCTCGGCGTAGTATATCGCGCAGTAGTCCGTGACCCATTCCTTGATGGCTGTCCAGATCTCCAGCCCGTCGACTGCGTACGGGTAGTCCTTTATCAGCAGCTCCAGCTCCCCAGCCTTCTTCGGATCGCCTCTCGCCACACCTCTGCGTACATACAAATGCATCAAGTATTTCAGATTCTAAAGCTGTGCATGCATTGTAGGATTATCAATTTTATCAGCATTTTAGTCGGTACGTCTTGATGTGTTCGTTGGGGAAAAAGAGTTCGGTGACCCATTTCCAGATCGCCGTCAAGATGTTGAGCTCGTCGTTTCTCGGCAGCTCCAGCTCCTCAGGTTTCTTCGGAGCTCCTCTCACCATTCCACTGCGTAGTATGTGTACAAACAATAATGCTAGACCTATAAAGACTCCACAAACGTTTAACTTTTCTAACTAATACTAATTCTCTCCCCCCTTAATCTAACTGGGCTGGTCTCCTTCATCCCTCTTTTACCAATCATAATCCTCCACATCAGTTTGTGTTTAAAAAATTGAAATAACCTTTTGTAGATGTAGCATCACTCATGTACAAATGCATCAATTAGTCATTCCAAATTCTAGGTGTGCCATTTGATTGTAGAGTTTACTTAATAGTACCTAGGTTTTTCGCAAAAAAGAATCAGTACATAGGTCAGTTGCACTTTTACTCACCGCTTGATGAGTTCGTTGGGGAAAGCGAGCTCGGTGAAGTTAAATGAAGCGTATGCCTTGGAGGACATCTCCATGCCGTACTTGCCGGTGAAGAAGTTGACCTCGTGCATGTTGCGGTAAAAGGCACCACCCTGTCGCTCGTCGCCGGAGCCGATGACGATGTGTCGTGCCGTGGAATTTGTGTCCAAGGTGTTTCGGAAGTGCGGCTTGAGAAGCTTGTGGATTGGGTGCAGCACGCTGAGCTGCCGGTTCGCCGCGATCACCACCGGCTCCATCGTCGCGTGCGTCCTCAGCCTACACACACCACACAAACCAGTCAACATGACATGAGCACATGCTATGATTCTCATCACACTGATTAGCGTAGTAAGGGTAGCGTACCAGTGAAGGACGTAGTTGTTCTTGCAGGCGTCGTTGGAGGCGGCGTGGGCCTTGGCGAGGTCCCACGCCGTGAAGGTGTCGGAGGCGGCGTCGCCGGCTTTGAGTTGGTCGGGAGGAGTGTACACGGTGCTGGTGGCGCCGAGGCGCTCATCCTCTGGGTGCGGCGAGCTGAGCTCGATCGCCAGCGGCTTGAGTGTGGAGTCGTCTTGCAAGAAGAAGAGGGTCCTTGTGGCGTACGACTTCCTCTCGGAGATCTCGCCCTTCTCCTCGTCGCCTGGCAGCTCGTTGATGCGCTTCAGGTACGGCATCACCCAGTCGTGGTGATCCACAACGTACAACCTGTCCTTTTCTATAGCCTGCACAATTCGCGCAGTGGTCCGAGAGCACACTTACATTTTTGTGTTTGAAGAGATATTAACGGTTTTGCCATTTCTTCTCAATTAAGAAAATCTTACTCACAATTTGAATGATTTCACGGTTGCTATTGCTATTGGACcatatatattaggaacatattTTATCCAAACACTTTTACTTTCTTATTTTGCTTTTTCTatgaacatgtgtgtgtgtgtgtgtgtgtgtgatatgaacATATATTTCCTTTATAAACTTGGTCGAAATAATTATAATGTTTGACTTTGAAGAAATTTTACATGCCTTATAATTTGACAAGGAAGAAATATATAGTACGTAGGTACCTGCGCCACGGTCATGTTTCCCAAGTTCTTCTCAATGTGCTCTTTGGTTATCTTGCTGTCTTGGTCACCATACAGGGCCCGGTCAAGCTTGCTCGTGAGTGGGAGGCCGGTGACGAGCTCGATGGACAGGGGGTTTGTCCCCGCGAGTGTTTGCCTGGCGAACTCTTCATCGGTCCGCCAAGCTGTTCGATTCGCTATATATGTACACCAAAAATAGGTTTGATGAGTTCAACTTCCGTGGCATCACACATACATACTTGAAGCTGATAAGTTGATCGAGAGACCGGGGTGAGACGACAATTGCGGTACCTGAGATGACCTGTGGGACGGGGAATGCGATGGGCTTGGCGTTGGTGTCGAAGAGGCCGTGGACATCCGCCAAGGACCCGAAGTGGCCCTCGAGCTTGGGAAGGTTGGGCGCCTTGGCGACGGCGCCGGTCCGCTCGTCGCACGGGATGTAGACCCCTTCCTCCAGCGACGCCCTCGTCTCGCTCGCGGGGTCTGCCTTGCTCGGAGGCCGGCTGGTCCTGGTCCGGCGAGGGTACGGGTACTCTTCGGACCCTCCCAGCACTGGGCGCGCCAGGTCCTCGCGCAGGTCGGGGTTTCCCAGGTCGTTGTAGAGCGCGTAGTCGTACACGCGGTCCCATTTCTGCAGCGGCGCGTCTGCCGGCGCGCCCTCGCCCCGGAGCAGACGGAGCTCGTCTTCCCTGTCCTTGCGCAGCGCCGGCGGCGTCTTCTCCTTCACGTACGCCTGCACCAGAATCACCAAACGTACGTTGTAGCTTATATATGCAGGAAAACAGTTCACGGCAGCTGTGTGTTAGTGCACTCACGTCGTTGGTGAAGAAGAGGCGGTACGGGTGCTTCCCGACGGGATAGACCCATCCGTTGCAGACGAAGTGGACGGCCGGCGAGCTCAGGCTTAGCAGCTTCAGGTACACGGGGAAGTCGGAGTTGTTTGTCACGAGCACGGCGCCGGGCGCGCCCAGGGCCTCGTCCCACAGCAGCTCCACGTCGACCTCCGTCTCCCCGCTGGATATGACGGcgtccagcgccgccgcctcccctctcACGCCGCGCTCATCACGCCCTGTAGTATGTTTGTTAGAGTACTCACGGTGGTCTAACTTACGGCTGACCATCTGGTTAAGCTACAAACATGCTAGTACGTACGTACCGGCGACGGTGGCGCTGACGAGCTGGAGGGACAGCCTGAGCGGGCTGCTGGGCGAGTCGGAGCTCTGCAGCAGCAGCTTGCCTTGGACACGAGCGCTAGTGGCGGCGGACGTGGCCTGCACGTCGGAGCCGGCCACTGCACGCGTGGCCGTGGTGGCGTCATGGCTTGGGCTGGTGCTCGGGTGCAAGATTTTGAGCTGCGAGCGAGCCGCGGAAGGGACGAGCATTGGACGTGGTCCGTCCCGGCGCTCCAGCGCCCCTGCAGGACGGAGCATCGTCGCGGTCCATCCCGGCGCCCCAGGGCCCGTGGCTGACGGAGCATGCGGGCCGCGGGCACACGGACGTGGGCTGTGACGGATCTGCATCGGCATCGAGTCGGTCAGGCGAGAGCGCGCTGATCACAGGTATGCTTGGTGCTGGGTGGATGGCATTGTGACTCgggacacacacatatatatatacatcgtCGGGAGAAAAATGGCACCGATGATGCTGTGTTTTCTCTAGTCATTTATTAATTCTCTAGTCATTGATCCTAAAAAAAAACCCTAGTCATTGAGTTTCATTCAAACAAATACGATGCGCAATACATTTTGAAATAAAATTTTGTTTTACTTCCCTTTTACACACATGTGTTTTTTCCAGCAAGATCTTTTTTAAAACAAGACCAAATTTGAAATCAATTTTTTGACAACTAAATCACAAGGCTTCAAACTTGTTTCGTCAAAATTCATTAATTCCATGCGAAAAATCAATAACGTTTTATTCCTTTTCGCATAAATAATCTTATTGTTTCACTATGGCCCGTGTTCCAGAGTGTACCATTATGTTTCAccttgttttaaaatttgaatttgaaaactTGTTGAAATATAATCACAAGTGGTCTCGTTTATACCTTCTCGTCATCATAAACACAAAGATGCAAACGGATGCTAACATAGACTTCCGGTTAAGAAGATAAAATAGATCTAGACTTGGGAATAAAATGAAAAAGCATGGGATGGTGGAGCATAGCTGAACAACAGTGAGAGAAAAGTCTGACCAACTATAAGCAGTAATCATGAATGCATGCGAATCTCCAAAAAAATCAATTGATGCTACATGCACGGGATATCTGGTGCATGGTAGACAGGCCTTTCTCTGTAAATGTACCGTTGCGTTATCTACACTACATCCTAGCTTCAGAACTCGTGCAGAGTCCAACCCATGATTTCCCATTTTGTATAAAATGGATACGAAAACCCTAGGTCCATCGTCGTCTCTTCCTCCCCCGCTCCCTCACCTCGCCGCAACCCAACGTGCCCATTGGCAAAGCTAGTGCAAGGTCCATTGATGGTGGATGCTAGGCACTTGGTTGCTTGGTCAGTTGGCGGGGCGAAGTGAGGTCACCTGATCTGGGATACTAAGGTGGACACTGCTCAGAGGTACGATGGCAAAGCAGCAGCATGGTTGGTGGAGGCTTCGGGCGCCTCGCGCGTAGGTCAGGTGGAAAGTGGTACATGTGTCGTTCCCCGCTGTTGGATCTCCTCATATCCACCCACTTCCTTTATCATGGTAGCGATTGGCCCCGATCTCCCATAGGGGTGGCGATCATCCGGTGTCTGTGCGCGGCGACATTATGTGATGTGCATGTGGTGCCTTCAGATTGTGGTGACGACTAAGAAGCAATGGTGTCATTCCGAGGCTCTTCAGCGAGGTGTCATCCTGACCCAGACCCTATATATCCTCCTCATTCCTACTTAACAACAGGAGTAAGTCTTTTTTTTTTGCAATTAATCCAATGGTGGTTGGTTACTATCGAGAAGCATATTATCCCAATCTTTCCAAATTTACCAAGAAGATAACAAAATGACTTCAATAAACAATGGCATGGATGATACTTGTTGTTTTGTTACGTAGACATTAGTGACGATTATAAATGCTAACTAGCATAGTGACCATTTAATTGTGTAGCTATATTTGTTATGACTTCTATATTGGCATTGGTGTTTGTTCATTGTAGCTTTCGTATCTATGAATCAAATTTTCAACAATTTGATATACATAGTCCTTTACGATTTACAAGGCTTAATCCACACCATGCTTATAAGTTATAACTTAGATTTTCTACTGACCATTATATAATTGTATTATTGTTTGTTCACTGCAGCACTTCTATGTACAACTTAAATTCACATAATTCTTGGTGATTCATTTATTAGATTTAATCTACATAGTTATTAGATATGCAATATTTATTCCCCACCATCCTAGACTCAAATCGTTAACCATAATCAGAAGCAAGAGAGTACGTATGGACTTCAAGGTAGCTACATTTTCTTTTCCGACCAAACCTAGGAcctacaattttattttattttattaattATATATGTAAGCTATGTTGTTTTTCTTATGGACCGCGGTTCCTTTTGTATATTCACTGTTCTTTTCTATTTATTGCCAAAATAAATCTTATCCTATGACTTATTTTCTTAATTAAATTTCAATTGTTATTTATAACTTATTATTAAAGCAAGTTCTAATCCTCTGTTATAACTTCATAATAATCACATAATTTCTACTACTTTAATAATATAATATAATTCTGGATAGATACATGTGAATGGAGTAGTTAAGAGAAAATTTGTGAATGTCAGAGTGGGCATCAGCATATTCTTAGTGGGTAGGGAGTTCAACGGGTGGTGAAATTAGGTAGAGCCTCATAGCCTCATAGGTGTATATATACAAGGTAGCATGCTGCTTAGGGTTGATTAATGCTTCCCTTTAGGATGACCCAAGTGAAAAGGGGAGAAATTAAAGTAATGAGATATGGATCTCATGACATCGCTCGCAGCATACACTTAACTGCTCTTGACTTTGTATGCAATTAACGATAGATTTAAGCATGAATGAAAAACATGAAGCAACTTCTTAAGATGGACTAGTGCTTTATTTAGTGAGGGCTCGGGAGGGGNNNNNNNNNNNNNNNNNNNNNNNNNNNNNNNNNNNNNNNNNNNNNNNNNNNNNNNNNNNNNNNNNNNNNNNNNNNNNNNNNNNNNNNNNNNNNNNNNNNNNNNNNNNNNNNNNNNNNNNNNNNNNNNNNNNNNNNNNNNNNNNNNNNNNNNNNNNNNNNNNNNNNNNNNNNNNNNNNNNNNNNNNNNNNNNNNNNNNNNNNNNNNNNNNNNNNNNNNNNNNNNNNNNNNNNNNNNNNNNNNNNNNNNNNNNNNNNNNNNNNATAATTGGATATGTATCTAGTGACATAGCTTAGATGTAGTGACATCGCTTGCAGCATATTCTTGACTTTTGTACATGGTTAACCATAGAATTAACTATTAAGCACACAGGAAAACCGTGAAGTATAGAAAAAAGTTAAAGGTATGCTTGTAGCTTAATAATGCAGTTCGTACACCAAACTAACTAAAAAATAAATCATATAGTGGCATCGCTCCACCACGTACTCTTAACtcaatctgtatgtgattaattaaataaataagcaCCCAGGAAAAACGTGAAGCAAAGTAACAAGTCAAAGTATACCTTTAGCTTAATAATGCAGTTCGCAGAGCTAGCCTTGTCATAGTCTAACAAAAATCTTACATCTTTAATTACATCGCTCACGACATACTCTTGACTTTGTATGCAATTAACTACAAGAATAAGCACTTAGGAAAAACGTGAAGCAAATCGACAAGTCAAAGTATACATTTACCTTAATATTGTAGTCCGTACGCCAAGCCTTATAATAGTCTAACAAAAATCATATGGATCTAGTTACATCGTTCACGACATACTCCTGACTTCATACACAATTAACTATAGAATTAAGTACAGTAAAAAGGTTAAATCAAACAAACAGGTTCAAAGTAATACTTTTAGCATAATAATGGAGTTCGTGCAAGATTCCTTACAACTTTAATATGTAATATCAAACAAATTCAATATAATCATCTTATAGAAGGCCAAAAAAAAATATTTATTATATTATTAAAATTAGAGGTAAAAAAACACTACCTTCGTTCACACCGAGGCTAAATAATTTGCTTAGTTGATTGCATAGTAAGTTCTAGTTATGATGGTCAAGGTTTAAAAACTAGACATCAAATGTGGAAGGTAACTTATGCATGCTAAAATTAGCATTGGCATCAATTGAGTCAATCCGAATGACAAAACTTTTTGTAACGAAACAGATTTTAACAGTGCAAATAAGACCATACATACTCGTCCACTCTACAAAAGAAGTTattcttacttggtttgacaaaaaTACTGAAGGACATAACATCCATGGCTAACCCATCTGAGAGATCACTTATAGGTTATATATGTTCAATAAAATCAATTACCTCATATGCAGAACGTCTATCAAAAACACTTATTTCCAAATTGTATATTTATGTGTATATTATCAATTGAAATTGTTTTATCATTAAAGGAACAAAATTTTAAgtgtgacaaaaccttcttgtgctTATTATTCAAGGGAGGAGGATGTAACACAAAACTGAAAATCATGCTTGGGTCTAACCCGATTATCCTTAAAATAAAAAACCATTTTAGTTTTTTAGTGNNNNNNNNNNNNNNNNNNNNNNNNNNNNNNNNNNNNNNNNNNNNNNNNNNNNNNNNNNNNNNNNNNNNNNNNNNNNNNNNNNNNNNNNNNNNNNNNNNNNNNNNNNNNNNNNNNNNNNNNNNNNNNNNNNNNNNNNNNNNNNNNNNNNNNNNNNNNNNNNNNNNNNNNNNNNNNNNNNNNNNNNNNNNNNNNNNNNNNNNNNNNNNNNNNNNNNNNNNNNNNNNNNNNNNNNNNNNNNNNNNNNNNNNNNNNNNNNNNNNNNNNNNNNNNNNNNNNNNNNNNNNNNNNNNNNNNNNNNNNNNNNNNNNNNNNNNNNNNNNNNNNNNNNNCAATAATTGGATATGTATGTAGTGACATAGCTTAGATGTAGTGACATCGCTTGCAGCATATTCTTGACTTTTGTACATGGTTAACCATAGAATTAACTATTAAGCACACAGGAAAACCGTGAAGTATAGAAAATAGTTAAAGGTATGCTTGTAGCTTAATAATGCAGTTCGTACACCAAACTAACTAAAAAATAAATCATATAGTGGCATCACTCCACCACGTACTCTTAACtcaatctgtatgtgattaattaaataaataagcaCCCAGGAAAAACGTGAAGCAAAGTAACAAGTCAAAGTATACCTTTAGCTTAATAATGCAGTTCGCAGAACTAGCCTTGTCATAGTCTAACAAAAATCTTACAGCTTTAATTACATCGCTCACGACATACTCTTGACTTTGTATGCAATTAACTACAAGAATAAGCACTTAGGAAAAACGTGAAGCAAATCGACAAGTCAAAGTATACATTTACCTTAATATTGTAGTTCGTAAGCCAAGCCTTATAATAGTCTAACAAAAATCATATGGATCTAGTTACATCTTTCACGACATACTCCTGACTTCATACACAATTAACTATAGAATTAAGTACAGTAAAAAGGTTAAATCAAACAAACAGGTTCAAAGTAATACTTTTAGCATAATAATGGAGTTCGTGCAAGATTCCTTACAACTTTAATATGTAATATCAAACAAATTCAATATAATCATCTTATAGAAGGCCAAAAAAATATATTTATTATATTATTAAAATTAGAGGTAAAAAAACACTACCTTCGTTCACACCGAGGCTAAATAATTTGCTTAGTTGATTGCATAGTAAGTTCTAGTTATGATGGTCAAGGTTTAAAAACTAGACATCAAATGTGGAAGGTAACTTATGCATGCTAAAATTAGCATTGGCATCAATTGAGTCAATCCGAATGACAAAACTTTTTGTAACGAAACAGATTTTAACAGTGCAAATAAGACCATACATACTCGTCCACTCTACAAAAGAAGTTattcttacttggtttgacaaaaaTACTGAAGGACATAACATCCATGGCTAACCCATCTGAGAGATCACTTATAGGTTATATATGT
This window harbors:
- the LOC119356913 gene encoding uncharacterized protein LOC119356913; this encodes MGAHPATVPCSLRCGAAVAAVRRFTGPRSAGFLVRDGRIIVTGSKLSCVGPTSWSYPHNFDSDSEPMPPGPWWGEALLEEDAEFFPLADFIPVGQGRKELDAIWHALVAGPLESVQLTLREILAAGNLFRCRSFHVGTLSGALLVVAGVFQLCKTIPTLFVDIVLGSVFYKLSVLSAQLQRDGRSFSICARIQLVLLLVLSFKDNGASQGFYRFLVESIWLPNIYVYLIMAYDATVGVKHGRLEWLGVYRMVRTKGGLMKVLKHTFLDIFGGNKKPVSIKRRNRKGQ